ATATTGGTCAATATGGCCAAGGTTTGGATGGTATGGGAATGCAGGGAAGCAATAATTGCATCATCGACCATTGTTCTATCAGTTGGACGATTGATGAGGCTTTCAGTTCCCGTTCGGGTAAAAATATCAGTTTGCAACGCACTTTGATTTCCGAAGCATTGAATGTTGCCGGTCACCCAAACTACCCGGAAGGTACTGCTCACGGATACGCGGCTAGCATTAGCGGCAATGTTGGTAGCTTCCATCATAATCTTTTGGCTCATTGCGAAGGACGTAACTGGAGCTTAGCGGGTGGTCTTGATGGTGACGGCTATTATTCAGGAAGGCTTGACATCAGAAATAATGTAGTTTACAACTGGGGACACCGTGCTACCGATGGAGGTGCAATGGAAGTAAATTTTGTAGGAAACTATTATAAACCTGGTGCCGCAACAGATCTTTTCTATGCGTTGACTATAGAGCATGAGGGTAGAGGGAAAGGAACCCAGCAGGCTTATTTCGATGGTAATGTAATGCCTGGACATTTTAATGAAACGAGTCAGGAGGATGGTAGGCGATTCACACTAAAAAATGGTGCTACAGTCGATTGGGAAACTTTTGTCGAGGAACCATTCTTTGAATCGTATGTCGAAACGCAAACAGCAAGAGCTGCTTATAAGGATGTATTGTCGGATGTGGGATGTACTCAGCCGGAACTTGATAATCACGACGTTAGAGTAATTAATGAGTCGTTAAACGGAACTTATACCTATTCAGGTAGTGTGTCAGGGAAACCTGGGTTACCTGATGATCAGGATGATGTAGGTGGCTGGGAGAACTATCCGGAGGAGAGTAGGGATGCTTCGTGGGATAGTGATGCAGACGGCCTTCCTGATTGGTGGGAAGCCTACTACAATTTAAATGAAAATTCGGCAGAAGGAGATTATTCCGAAGCCAACCAGGATTTTGACAACGATGGGTATACCGAGCTAGAGGATTACCTGCATTGGATGGCTAAGCCACATTTTATTCAATCGGTGAACAAGCCAATTACAATCAATCTAACCAACTTTTTCAAAGGTTATGAGGATAATCCTTCGGTAGTAGCTTCGGATGAAGTTAACGGATCGGTTGAAATTACGAATAACCAGGCTGTTTTCAAGTGCGAATCATGTGGCATGGCATCATTTACTTTAACTGTGACGGACGCAGATGGTGACAGCAAGGCGAAAGAGGTGGTGGCATTTTTTCAACCCAATAAACAAGGTAACTGTACGCCCGATTTTTCAACCGGAATGAATGATTTTGATGATTTTCAAGAAAATATTTATATCGCTCCAAATCCTGTTTCAGATAACCAGCTGAACCTTTTTGGACATACTCAACAGGAGTTGATCAAGTCAATTACCTTACATAGTGTTTTTGGGAATGAAATAAAGATGGAAAATTCGAACACGGTGTTTTCCGGCGATTTTGAGGCCAGTTTAACCTTGCCTCAAATTAGCTCAGGGATATATTTTGTCCGGCTTGAGTTTGAAAAAAGAAATGTCGTTCTACAGTTTGTCAAGAATTGAATTGATGAGTGTAGAAGAGCTTTGATGGGCTGAAAAAGTAAAAAGAAAGGCTGAGTGCTGACGAATGCAACAAGAATAGGGTGATTTTATTTGGAACTTTGCCTGCA
The window above is part of the uncultured Sunxiuqinia sp. genome. Proteins encoded here:
- a CDS encoding T9SS type A sorting domain-containing protein, which translates into the protein MEYQITKILASKLLSAVCGVFFSISLWAGSPVVKIDFNQTGRSETEVHEPGYEPWGSYTNPVSKTFEGISFTLTKSGTAGKGLKSNWYKAGIGAAKLVNDGVTVDSGNDGGEITLTIGGLEKGDHSLLVFLNNVDSPESGTFSPVDVLINGEVIYDNVAPTIRAASNYDAKIIYLTFSAQESEDVEITFRAETAGDETIKNFVLNAIELNTPNLLDQAINPEPADANEHVVAHSGTVKLSWTADDEATSHRVYFATSADDLATATTDDLAYKGTQAETEYQLSDLDTHSDYFWRIDEVKADGTVTKGNVWSFRLARLAFPGAEGYGRYAKGGRGGKVVHVTNLNDSGEGSLRYAVEEETGSRTIVFDVSGIIRLKSRLVLSDSNVTIAGQTAPGKGICLRDAPFGLSGANDAIIQNIRIRRGNIGQYGQGLDGMGMQGSNNCIIDHCSISWTIDEAFSSRSGKNISLQRTLISEALNVAGHPNYPEGTAHGYAASISGNVGSFHHNLLAHCEGRNWSLAGGLDGDGYYSGRLDIRNNVVYNWGHRATDGGAMEVNFVGNYYKPGAATDLFYALTIEHEGRGKGTQQAYFDGNVMPGHFNETSQEDGRRFTLKNGATVDWETFVEEPFFESYVETQTARAAYKDVLSDVGCTQPELDNHDVRVINESLNGTYTYSGSVSGKPGLPDDQDDVGGWENYPEESRDASWDSDADGLPDWWEAYYNLNENSAEGDYSEANQDFDNDGYTELEDYLHWMAKPHFIQSVNKPITINLTNFFKGYEDNPSVVASDEVNGSVEITNNQAVFKCESCGMASFTLTVTDADGDSKAKEVVAFFQPNKQGNCTPDFSTGMNDFDDFQENIYIAPNPVSDNQLNLFGHTQQELIKSITLHSVFGNEIKMENSNTVFSGDFEASLTLPQISSGIYFVRLEFEKRNVVLQFVKN